In Anaeromusa acidaminophila DSM 3853, one genomic interval encodes:
- a CDS encoding cytidylyltransferase domain-containing protein, whose protein sequence is MNVLFTICGRAGSKGVKNKNIKSFLGYPLVFYTVSAIDLFVKKNPDIYFDIALNTDSVDLIQLVEKLTLKLAVDVIHRAPLLAADDTPKTAVINNCLSLMRQRKQVGYDMVVDLDITSPLRTVEDIKNLVDKKASARVDVVFSVTGARRNPYFNMVKKTAGGYERVISSNFNTRQEAPVLYDMNASLYAYSPSFLESEKTIFAGKCDVIKMFDTAVLDIDHENDFELMQVIARYLFEKYPAFREIYDHVAHIMKTGKQ, encoded by the coding sequence ATGAACGTACTGTTTACAATATGCGGACGAGCTGGCTCAAAAGGAGTGAAGAATAAGAATATAAAGAGCTTTTTAGGATACCCTTTGGTTTTTTATACTGTTTCGGCTATAGACCTATTTGTGAAAAAAAATCCGGATATTTATTTTGATATAGCGTTGAACACTGATAGTGTTGACTTGATCCAACTGGTTGAAAAGCTTACGCTTAAGCTTGCGGTTGATGTAATACATAGAGCGCCGCTGCTGGCTGCCGATGACACGCCTAAAACTGCTGTTATTAACAATTGTTTAAGCCTCATGCGGCAACGTAAACAAGTTGGCTATGATATGGTAGTTGATCTTGATATTACTTCGCCTCTTAGGACCGTTGAGGACATCAAAAATTTAGTGGATAAAAAGGCATCTGCACGGGTAGACGTCGTTTTTTCTGTTACCGGAGCGAGGCGCAATCCTTATTTTAATATGGTTAAAAAAACGGCTGGCGGTTATGAACGTGTTATTAGCTCTAATTTTAATACACGGCAAGAGGCTCCTGTATTGTATGATATGAACGCATCATTATATGCCTATTCACCATCATTTCTTGAAAGCGAAAAAACAATTTTTGCAGGAAAATGCGATGTAATAAAAATGTTTGATACGGCAGTGTTAGATATTGACCATGAAAATGATTTTGAGTTGATGCAAGTTATAGCAAGATATTTATTTGAAAAATATCCTGCTTTTCGCGAAATATATGACCATGTAGCACACATTATGAAGACAGGGAAGCAATAA